A DNA window from Caretta caretta isolate rCarCar2 chromosome 7, rCarCar1.hap1, whole genome shotgun sequence contains the following coding sequences:
- the TRH gene encoding thyrotropin releasing hormone codes for MTSVRLLLLLSLTFSSVCVSLGQPIPEANENRDRSHLDDILQRAESIILRSILKTAEEGEETNKETSAPQPDWFSKRQHPGKRFPSDLEKRQHPGKREDDEEVSYGETQKRQHPGKREEDDDLDSDMELQKRQHPGRRSLWDQYVDIPHTQLAYLNELSKRQHPGKRSLIYNKRQHPGKRSWDDGLDLGNQDLEKRQHPGRRYMDSESPDYDAPCDRPDSFNCSSFLLELLDNVNKGRVEEKRQHPGRRFAWESEMGAEE; via the exons ATGACATCCgtccggctgctgctgctgctctccctaaCTTTCTCCAGTGTCTGTGTCAGTCTGGGGCAGCCCATTCCAGAAGCAAACGAGAACAGAGATAGAAGCCATTTGGATGACATCCTGCAAAGGGCAGAAAGCATCATCCTTCGGTCTATCCTCAAGACAgcagaagagggggaagagaCTAATAAAG AAACAAGCGCTCCTCAGCCAGACTGGTTTTCCAAAAGACAACACCCTGGGAAGAGATTCCCCAGTGACCTAGAGAAGAGGCAGCACCCTGGGAAAAGGGAAGATGACGAAGAAGTGTCTTATGGAGAAACTCAGAAGAGACAacatccagggaaaagggaggaaGACGACGACCTTGACAGTGACATGGAGCTGCAGAAGAGGCAGCATCCTGGCAGGAGGTCACTGTGGGACCAGTATGTTGATATCCCTCACACCCAACTGGCCTATCTGAATGAACTATCCAAAAGGCAACACCCAGGCAAGAGGTCTCTGATTTACAACAAGCGTCAGCACCCTGGCAAGAGGAGCTGGGATGACGGGCTGGATCTGGGCAACCAAGACCTGGAGAAACGCCAGCACCCTGGAAGAAGATACATGGATTCTGAAAGCCCAGATTATGATGCCCCCTGTGACCGCCCAGATTCCTTCAACTGTAGCAGCTTCTTGCTCGAGTTACTAGATAATGTCAACAAGGGCAGAGTAGAAGAGAAGCGGCAGCATCCTGGGAGGAGGTTTGCTTGGGAAAGTGAGATGGGGGCAGAGGAGTGA